GGAATTTCTGCTGTATGCTTATCATAGACAAAAATTACATGATAACCGAAATCTGTCTCGACCGGTCCAATCACTGTATTGACATCTGCATTAAAAGAAGCTTCAGAGAAAGGCTCAACCATTGTCGCATAATCAAAGGAACCCAGATCAGCGGCTTCCAGAATTCCATCCTGATCCTGATACTTGTCCATCATAGCTGAAAATTCTTCCGAACTCGTGATGTCTTTGGCCTCTTCATAAATAGTCTGAGCCTGTTCTTCAGTATCTGCCAGGATATGCATAGCCGAAACCGTATCGCTGTCATAGGAATCTTTATTCTCCTCATAATAGCTTTCAATATCGTCATCACTGATTTCAATATCTGCCTTCATCTGATCCTGGATCGCTAAAGCGGTAGCTGACGCAGTTGCATCTTCCTGAACAAAAGCTTCCCACTGTTCAATGGTTAAGTATTTGGCATCCAGATATTCCTGGAAAGTTGCATCATCAGAGAAAAGATATCCGATAAAAGCCTCTTGTGCGGATACAAAATCGGTAACATCATTCTCATCAATTTCAATCCCATTTTCTTCAGCGTAAGCAGCCAGAACCTGACGTTCAGCTAAATCATTAAAAATTGTTTCATTAACAGAGGCCATGGTGTCATCATCCGTGCTCATAGCTGTCTGATTACTATAATAGTAAGTCAGTTCCTGATTAGCCAGCTGATAATTGTACAGATCTTTGGTTATCTCCTGGCCATCAATGGTTCCAACAACAATACCTAACTCGTCCTGAGGATTAGCTTTTAAATTTTCTTCAAAATTAGCCTGAATAGCATCAGCGTAAGCATATTGTTCCATTAAGCTGGTCAAAAATGCTGAAAAAGATTCATCATCCGTATTATAATCACTTAAAATCTTAGCATATTCATCATCGCCCAATGACGATTTAAGGCTGCTAAGCATGGTTTCTACATCCACCGTAGTGGTATCAGCCGGTTCTAGACCGTCTGCCTTGGCCTGAATAGTCAGGACATTAACCCGTACCAGATCATCTAGCAGATCCGATTTCATAGTGTTTAAATCATCTCCGGTAGGAAATGTCATCCCGCTGGCTTTGTAATACATATAGTAGTAAGCCATATAGTTATTAAAACTTTCTTTTAGAATGGTCTCATCGCCAATTTCAGCAATAACCTGGGCCCGATCCTTTTCCGGATCCACCGACACCAGACTGCATCCGCTAAATAGCATCCCTGTCAGCATAACCGCCACAATGAATCCTGCCAGCAACCGTTTTTTTCCTGTTATCATGTAAATCTCCTTCATAATGTTATTAGGACAGCTTTTTCTGTCGCATCTTAAAAATACCTGTGACAGTCTACCACAATCTCAACCTAATTTTCCTTAATTTTTTTAGCCTCCAGGAGATCAAAAAACTCACCCAGCTTATTAAGGTAACGTTGTTCAACATCTTTCTTCATCACAATTCGCCATTTAATCTCATCTTTTTTCCCGGCATTAAACTTGAGGCTGTAGGTTTTTCCAAACATCTCCATTGATTCCGGTTGCGGAATTGGCAGAGCCACTTCAGGGTCAAAAGTGAAACTGACACTGTTTCCCCGCTGTGAAACCTCAATCATTCCCAGCATTTTTGCTTTAAACTTAATCATCGCCAACGCCATCAGATTATAGACTCCATCAGGAATGGCGCCAAATCGATCCAGCAGTTCATCTTCCAGTTCATTATAATCTTCACGGGTTTTAATATATGAAAGCTTTTTGTAAAGATCATACTTCAACTCTTCATCTTTAATATAGGTCTCCGGAATGTATGAGCTGATATCCAGATTGATTAATACATCCCTACCCGGTTCAGGAAGCGCTTTACCCAGCCGCATATTAACAGCTTCATCAAGAATCCGACAATATAGTTCATAACCAATACTGGCCAGATTCCCTGACTGGGCTGATCCAAGAATGTTTCCCGCACCGCGGATTTCTAAATCGCGAAGGGCTATTTTAAAACCTGAACCAAAGGCTGTGAAATCTTTAATGGCCTTTAGTCGTTTCTGAGAAACTTCCGAAAGCATCTTCTGTTTATGGGTCACATATGCGTATCCCTGAACATTGGAGCGACCAACCCGACCGCGGAGCTGGTACAATTGGGAAAGACCCATATGATCGCCATTATCAATAATCAGAGTATTGGCATTTTTGATATCAAGGCCGGATTCAATTATGGTTGTTGTAACTAAAAGATCATAACGATACTCAAGAAAATCCATCATGATATCCTCAAGCTCTGGTCCTGACATCTGACCATGGGCCACGGTAATACGCAGGCCCGGGACAAGTTCTCTAAGGCGGGCAGAAACCTCATAAATATCATTAACCCGGTTATGAACAAAATAAACCTGACCTCGGCGTTTTAATTCCTTTTCAATGGCATCTTTTATCAGAGCGTCA
This genomic interval from Eubacteriaceae bacterium ES3 contains the following:
- a CDS encoding SurA N-terminal domain-containing protein — protein: MITGKKRLLAGFIVAVMLTGMLFSGCSLVSVDPEKDRAQVIAEIGDETILKESFNNYMAYYYMYYKASGMTFPTGDDLNTMKSDLLDDLVRVNVLTIQAKADGLEPADTTTVDVETMLSSLKSSLGDDEYAKILSDYNTDDESFSAFLTSLMEQYAYADAIQANFEENLKANPQDELGIVVGTIDGQEITKDLYNYQLANQELTYYYSNQTAMSTDDDTMASVNETIFNDLAERQVLAAYAEENGIEIDENDVTDFVSAQEAFIGYLFSDDATFQEYLDAKYLTIEQWEAFVQEDATASATALAIQDQMKADIEISDDDIESYYEENKDSYDSDTVSAMHILADTEEQAQTIYEEAKDITSSEEFSAMMDKYQDQDGILEAADLGSFDYATMVEPFSEASFNADVNTVIGPVETDFGYHVIFVYDKHTAEIPSLDEKRDEIKETLTENAIDDEFSALKESLMKDVKIEINDIADPFDAYVEELKTQMNVTVYENRI